Proteins encoded by one window of bacterium:
- a CDS encoding c-type cytochrome: MNYPVWETLWIGGPTLIALMAVIHVYVAHLAVGGGLFVWLTDLKGFREGDGQVHAYLKKYIVFFVLLTNVFGAVTGVGIWFIIALVSPAATTTLIHTFVFGWAIEYVFFVGEIVSVLIYYYFFDRLSRNQRLWLAGLYFAFAWLSLFVINGIIDFMLTPGGWLEAHEFWAGFFNPTYWPSLFFRTFIALMFAGVFGYVTTVHLESDELRQRLVRYCTKWLLYPLIGLAPAGLWYFWSVPDNFRAVNFGLNPDMRAWLGALYAATVAVFILGVLMSASRSRGLQKAALFILVPVGLLWMGGFEYARETARKPYVIAHYMYSNSILVADVPKLDSEGVLTHAKWTTVHAVTAENRLQAGHEIFNLECLACHSVGGLRNNILKRTENFNYDGLVAQLTGQGKVLAYMPPFVGTAAEREALATYIHSELQGRPLSDTKPLPEVESDLIWKENPQIPPFDPKNDQYVLLVWNDLGMHCISDCDEMFSFLPPANTLEAQLIRRDPKPVLVTSGVQIKYELEPGNRKPEEQLAFWKYVKENYGADLQPGVGLAGKSASGTMDLEADAEKYVAKWIPISPYRDDGKFNAYPLVHVQAVDSATGQVLASTMAVAPVSSEADCWRCHGGAPRWEGVAGISTETAGNILQAHDRINGTTLYKDALAGHPKLCQSCHADPALGAEGKPGVLNLSGAMHGWHANYLRGMDDHSCAMCHPVAFERLTRCLRGVHGEASVNMHCSRCHGAIEDMALSLLTKQTEKPSTAGLMANLAPRAVDSLGAVKPRTPWLESPDCFGCHVDFQPPEPGATAFNKYNEEPQYLYRMYHDNAQIKCIACHGSTHAVYPARNPAGELRDVIQPLQYQGSPYTIGANSSCALCHTQEMTDPIHHANMQRPVRVSVDFGLPQAAEAKP; encoded by the coding sequence GTGAACTATCCGGTCTGGGAAACGCTCTGGATCGGGGGACCGACCCTGATCGCGCTGATGGCGGTGATCCACGTATACGTGGCGCACCTGGCGGTGGGCGGCGGGCTGTTTGTCTGGCTCACCGACCTGAAAGGTTTCCGCGAGGGCGACGGCCAGGTGCACGCCTACCTCAAGAAATATATCGTGTTCTTCGTCCTTCTGACCAATGTGTTCGGCGCGGTGACCGGGGTGGGGATCTGGTTCATCATCGCACTGGTGAGCCCCGCGGCCACCACCACGCTGATCCACACCTTCGTTTTCGGCTGGGCCATCGAGTACGTGTTCTTTGTCGGAGAGATAGTCTCGGTGCTGATCTACTACTATTTCTTCGACCGCTTGAGCCGCAACCAGCGTCTCTGGCTGGCCGGGCTGTATTTCGCCTTCGCCTGGCTCAGCCTGTTCGTCATCAACGGCATCATCGATTTCATGCTCACCCCGGGCGGCTGGCTGGAAGCCCATGAGTTCTGGGCCGGGTTCTTCAACCCCACCTACTGGCCGTCGCTGTTCTTCCGCACGTTCATCGCCCTGATGTTCGCCGGCGTGTTCGGCTACGTGACCACCGTGCACCTGGAAAGCGACGAGCTGCGCCAGCGCCTGGTGCGCTACTGCACCAAGTGGCTGCTCTATCCGCTGATCGGCCTGGCGCCCGCTGGGCTGTGGTATTTCTGGTCGGTGCCGGACAATTTCCGCGCGGTCAATTTCGGGCTGAACCCCGACATGCGCGCCTGGCTGGGCGCGCTGTACGCCGCCACGGTGGCGGTGTTCATCCTGGGTGTGCTGATGAGCGCCAGCCGCAGCCGCGGCCTGCAGAAAGCCGCGCTGTTTATCCTGGTGCCGGTGGGCCTTCTCTGGATGGGCGGTTTCGAGTACGCCCGCGAGACCGCGCGCAAGCCCTATGTGATCGCCCACTACATGTACTCCAACTCCATCCTCGTGGCGGATGTGCCCAAGCTTGACAGCGAGGGTGTGCTCACGCACGCCAAGTGGACCACTGTCCACGCGGTCACGGCCGAGAACCGCCTGCAAGCCGGACACGAGATATTCAACCTCGAATGCCTGGCCTGCCACAGCGTGGGGGGCTTGCGCAACAACATCCTCAAGCGCACGGAGAATTTCAACTACGACGGCCTGGTGGCGCAACTGACCGGCCAGGGCAAGGTGCTGGCCTACATGCCGCCTTTCGTGGGCACGGCCGCAGAGCGCGAGGCCCTGGCCACCTATATACACTCAGAACTGCAGGGCCGTCCGCTGTCCGATACCAAGCCCTTGCCGGAAGTCGAGAGTGACCTGATCTGGAAAGAGAACCCGCAGATCCCGCCGTTCGACCCCAAGAACGATCAGTACGTGCTGCTGGTCTGGAACGACCTGGGCATGCACTGTATCTCGGACTGCGACGAGATGTTCAGTTTCCTGCCCCCGGCCAACACGCTGGAGGCCCAGCTTATCCGGCGCGACCCGAAGCCGGTGCTGGTCACGAGCGGGGTGCAGATCAAGTACGAGCTGGAACCGGGCAACCGGAAGCCCGAGGAGCAGCTCGCATTCTGGAAATACGTCAAGGAGAATTACGGGGCCGATCTGCAGCCGGGAGTCGGCTTGGCCGGCAAGAGCGCCAGCGGCACCATGGACCTGGAAGCCGACGCCGAAAAGTACGTGGCCAAGTGGATACCGATCTCGCCGTACCGGGACGACGGCAAGTTCAACGCCTACCCGCTGGTCCACGTGCAGGCGGTGGACAGCGCCACCGGACAGGTGCTGGCCAGCACCATGGCCGTGGCTCCGGTTTCCTCCGAGGCCGACTGCTGGCGTTGCCACGGCGGTGCGCCGCGCTGGGAAGGCGTGGCCGGAATCTCCACCGAGACCGCGGGCAATATCCTTCAGGCCCACGACCGGATCAATGGGACGACCCTGTACAAGGACGCCCTGGCCGGGCATCCCAAGCTTTGCCAGAGCTGTCACGCCGACCCGGCCCTGGGCGCCGAGGGCAAGCCCGGCGTGTTGAACCTCTCGGGGGCCATGCACGGCTGGCACGCCAACTACCTGCGCGGCATGGATGACCACTCCTGCGCCATGTGCCACCCCGTCGCTTTCGAGCGTCTGACCCGCTGCCTGCGAGGGGTGCACGGCGAGGCCTCGGTCAACATGCACTGCTCGCGCTGCCACGGGGCGATCGAGGACATGGCCCTGAGCCTTCTGACCAAGCAGACCGAGAAGCCCTCCACGGCCGGACTGATGGCGAACCTCGCACCGCGCGCGGTCGACAGCCTGGGCGCGGTCAAGCCGCGCACCCCGTGGCTCGAGAGCCCGGACTGTTTCGGCTGCCATGTCGATTTCCAGCCGCCCGAGCCGGGGGCCACGGCGTTCAACAAGTACAACGAGGAGCCGCAGTACCTCTACCGGATGTACCACGACAACGCCCAGATCAAGTGTATCGCCTGCCACGGCTCCACCCACGCGGTCTACCCGGCGCGTAACCCGGCCGGCGAGCTGCGGGACGTGATCCAGCCGCTGCAGTACCAGGGCAGCCCTTACACGATCGGGGCCAACAGTTCCTGCGCCCTCTGCCACACGCAGGAGATGACCGACCCGATCCACCATGCGAACATGCAGCGGCCTGTGCGAGTGAGCGTGGATTTCGGGCTGCCGCAGGCGGCGGAGGCTAAGCCCTGA
- a CDS encoding BON domain-containing protein, which yields MSAKWDGKIALILSALSLFAMQALFAASPTRTLDHEIEGALSRYYEGVPVRVEVKAPGEVVLKGEVSTLADEYDIYEIASRVKGVKKVAVEIKVLPPEPMTDQQIKNQIVDGLRINSRILAPEDIAVNVNEGMVTLAGKVQTFKEMEAAEKVTVYQDGVKGMENNIQVLAKTSKPMSDQDIQALVNATIEDHFPLAKDKVKASVTAGRVSLSGTVGTLWEKDNIPREVKRVMGVTGVTSSLAL from the coding sequence ATGTCAGCCAAATGGGATGGGAAGATTGCTCTGATTCTGAGCGCGTTATCGCTGTTCGCCATGCAGGCCCTTTTCGCCGCTTCACCGACCCGGACTCTCGACCATGAGATCGAGGGCGCCCTGAGCCGCTACTACGAAGGTGTGCCGGTGCGGGTGGAGGTCAAGGCCCCGGGCGAGGTGGTCCTGAAAGGCGAGGTGAGCACCCTGGCCGATGAGTACGATATCTACGAGATCGCCAGCCGGGTCAAAGGGGTGAAGAAGGTCGCGGTGGAAATCAAGGTGCTCCCGCCCGAGCCCATGACCGATCAGCAGATCAAGAACCAGATTGTCGACGGCCTCAGGATAAACAGCCGCATCCTGGCGCCCGAGGACATCGCGGTCAACGTGAATGAAGGTATGGTCACCCTGGCCGGTAAGGTGCAGACTTTCAAGGAAATGGAAGCGGCCGAGAAGGTGACTGTGTACCAGGATGGGGTCAAGGGGATGGAAAACAACATCCAGGTGCTGGCCAAGACCTCCAAGCCCATGTCCGATCAGGATATCCAGGCCCTGGTGAACGCCACGATCGAGGACCATTTCCCCCTGGCCAAGGACAAGGTCAAGGCCAGTGTGACCGCTGGCCGGGTATCGTTGAGCGGCACGGTGGGCACGCTGTGGGAGAAGGATAACATCCCGCGTGAAGTCAAGCGGGTGATGGGTGTCACGGGCGTGACCAGTTCACTGGCCCTCTGA